A stretch of Mycobacterium sp. ITM-2016-00316 DNA encodes these proteins:
- a CDS encoding TetR/AcrR family transcriptional regulator: MAAKPKAELQRDAERTRAELLTVATEVFAESGYSGARVDEIAERTRTTKRMIYYYFGSKEQLYLAVLEDAYRGIREAEQKLRVDHDNPVVAIRRLAEVTFDHHIAHDAFIRLVSIENIHRGQFIQQLRELPDLSRPATSLLDEILRDGRAAGVFRDDVAALDVHVVISSYCVFQVANRYTFGYLFDVDFTETSQRAHLRRMLGDMVVGWLTTQP; the protein is encoded by the coding sequence ATGGCCGCCAAGCCCAAAGCCGAACTGCAGCGCGACGCCGAGCGCACGCGCGCCGAGCTGCTCACGGTGGCCACCGAGGTGTTCGCCGAATCCGGCTACTCGGGCGCGCGGGTCGACGAGATCGCCGAACGGACCCGCACCACCAAGCGGATGATCTATTACTACTTCGGCAGCAAGGAACAGCTCTATCTGGCCGTCCTGGAGGACGCGTACCGCGGCATCCGGGAGGCCGAGCAGAAGCTGCGGGTCGACCATGACAACCCCGTCGTGGCGATCCGTCGGCTGGCCGAGGTCACCTTCGATCACCACATCGCCCATGACGCGTTCATCCGGCTGGTGTCCATTGAGAACATCCACCGGGGTCAGTTCATCCAGCAGCTGCGTGAACTCCCCGACCTCTCCCGGCCCGCCACCTCACTGCTCGACGAGATCCTGCGCGACGGGCGCGCGGCCGGCGTCTTCCGCGATGACGTGGCGGCCCTCGACGTGCACGTGGTGATCAGTTCCTACTGCGTGTTCCAGGTGGCCAACCGCTACACCTTCGGATACCTGTTCGACGTCGACTTCACCGAGACGTCGCAGCGCGCCCACCTGCGCCGGATGCTCGGCGACATGGTGGTGGGCTGGCTCACCACCCAGCCCTGA
- the pcaH gene encoding protocatechuate 3,4-dioxygenase subunit beta, with product MTAPNSTRTATDPDSASASQAEINAEMAAIETAYLQTGIEESQPRLDYAPYRSSLLRHPTKDLHHADPEALELWAPVFGERDVHRLESDLTIQHNGDPIGERMVITGRVLDGDGRPVRHQLVEIWQANSAGRYVHKRDQHHAPLDPNFTGVGRCLTDADGTYRFTTIKPGPYPWKNHRNAWRPAHIHFSLFGTDFTQRMITQMYFPGDPLFALDPIYQAITDQKARDRLVAAYDHDVTSHEWATGYRWDIVLTGSQRTHFENGEEH from the coding sequence ATGACAGCCCCGAACTCCACCCGCACGGCTACCGATCCCGATAGCGCCTCGGCGAGCCAGGCTGAGATCAACGCCGAGATGGCCGCCATCGAAACCGCTTACCTGCAAACAGGTATCGAGGAATCGCAGCCCCGGCTGGACTACGCCCCCTACCGCAGCAGTCTGCTGCGCCACCCCACCAAGGATCTGCATCACGCCGATCCGGAGGCCCTCGAGCTGTGGGCGCCGGTGTTCGGTGAGCGCGATGTGCACCGGCTGGAATCGGATCTGACGATCCAGCACAACGGCGACCCGATCGGCGAACGCATGGTCATCACCGGACGCGTCCTCGACGGCGACGGCCGGCCGGTGCGCCACCAGCTGGTCGAGATCTGGCAGGCCAATTCGGCGGGCCGCTATGTGCACAAACGCGACCAGCACCACGCCCCACTGGATCCCAACTTCACCGGTGTCGGCCGCTGCCTCACCGATGCCGACGGCACCTACCGCTTCACCACCATCAAGCCGGGCCCCTACCCGTGGAAGAACCATCGCAACGCCTGGCGACCCGCACACATCCATTTCTCGTTGTTCGGAACGGATTTCACGCAGCGAATGATCACCCAGATGTACTTCCCCGGCGACCCGTTGTTCGCCCTGGACCCGATCTACCAGGCCATCACCGACCAGAAGGCGCGTGACCGGCTGGTCGCCGCCTACGACCACGATGTCACCAGTCACGAATGGGCCACCGGCTACCGGTGGGACATCGTGCTGACCGGCTCGCAGCGCACCCATTTCGAGAACGGTGAGGAACACTGA
- a CDS encoding IclR family transcriptional regulator — MAGNTSVPGTTVAARLLAMVAAFDERHRALTLTELAHRAGLTVPTASRLASELVAGAALERRADGRFVVGRLLWEAGLQAPVEGRLKQLAEPFLYDVYAATLATVHLAVRDGAQVLYLSRMSGRASVPIVSTVGSRLPMHSTGVGKVLLAHAPADVREQVCAALVRVTAKTITSPAVLDAQLERIRRDGVAVTVEEMSIGACSMAVPVIRASDNAVAAAIGVVVPTLKRDRQRLLGALQVAARGIGRLL, encoded by the coding sequence TTGGCGGGGAACACATCGGTACCGGGCACCACGGTGGCCGCCAGGTTGCTGGCGATGGTCGCCGCCTTCGATGAGCGCCACCGCGCGCTGACGCTGACCGAACTCGCCCACCGGGCCGGCCTCACGGTGCCGACGGCATCGCGGCTGGCCTCCGAACTGGTGGCCGGCGCCGCGCTGGAACGCCGCGCGGACGGGCGGTTCGTGGTCGGCAGGCTGTTGTGGGAGGCCGGCCTGCAGGCGCCGGTGGAGGGCCGGTTGAAGCAGCTCGCCGAGCCGTTCCTGTACGACGTGTACGCCGCCACCCTGGCCACGGTGCACCTCGCGGTGCGCGACGGCGCCCAGGTGCTCTACCTGTCCAGGATGTCCGGGCGGGCCTCGGTGCCGATCGTCAGCACGGTGGGCAGCAGGCTGCCGATGCACAGCACCGGTGTGGGCAAGGTTCTGCTCGCGCACGCGCCTGCCGACGTGCGTGAACAGGTGTGTGCCGCGCTGGTGCGGGTCACGGCCAAGACGATCACGTCGCCGGCGGTGCTCGATGCACAGTTGGAGCGGATCCGTCGCGACGGGGTGGCGGTGACGGTGGAGGAGATGTCGATCGGGGCGTGTTCGATGGCGGTGCCGGTGATCCGCGCCTCGGATAACGCCGTGGCGGCCGCGATCGGGGTGGTGGTGCCCACCCTGAAACGCGACCGCCAGCGGTTGTTGGGGGCCCTGCAGGTCGCCGCGCGGGGAATCGGGCGACTGCTCTGA
- a CDS encoding MFS transporter, translating to MTTTEAQPPESAPARTPRKAALASFMGSAVEYYDFFLFGSAAALIFPHVFFPSNDEAALVMSFATFGFAYIARPVGAVILGHFGDRIGRQRVLMFTLVLMGISTFMIGCLPGFDTIGWAAPGLLVFCRLLQGLSAAGEQAGASSLTLEHSPDNQRAFYTSWTLTGTQGGLILASLVMIPFMALPDEAKYSWGWRVPFWLSAVVVVVAYFIRRQLHETPQFTEAKKAGTIARMPLIPLLRNHWRDVVRVILCAFIAAVSTVFGNLALAYGKAVGLEADLTLWLVVVANVGALITQPFFGRLADRIGRKPVFIYGALSSAVLMPFYMLSMSQGNHLLTFALSVATFSCGYAAANAVWPSFYGEMFSTQVRFSGLAIGTQLGFLVAGFAPSIVTALGGVREGGWVVISIFTAVVCLIAAGSALTARETRDVPTELLGQRVPQGELVRH from the coding sequence ATGACCACCACCGAAGCACAACCGCCCGAATCAGCACCGGCCCGCACACCGCGCAAGGCCGCACTGGCCAGCTTCATGGGCAGCGCCGTGGAGTACTACGACTTCTTCCTGTTCGGCTCGGCCGCCGCACTGATCTTCCCGCACGTGTTCTTCCCGTCGAACGACGAAGCCGCCCTGGTGATGTCGTTCGCCACATTCGGGTTCGCCTACATCGCGCGCCCCGTCGGCGCCGTCATCCTCGGGCACTTCGGCGACCGCATCGGCCGTCAACGCGTCCTGATGTTCACGCTCGTCCTGATGGGCATATCCACCTTCATGATCGGCTGCCTGCCCGGCTTCGACACCATCGGCTGGGCCGCCCCCGGCCTGCTGGTGTTCTGCCGACTGCTGCAGGGCCTTTCGGCCGCCGGCGAACAGGCCGGCGCCAGTTCACTGACCTTGGAACACTCCCCCGACAACCAACGCGCCTTCTACACATCGTGGACACTGACCGGCACCCAGGGCGGCCTGATTCTTGCCTCGCTGGTGATGATCCCGTTCATGGCGCTGCCGGATGAAGCCAAATACAGCTGGGGCTGGCGGGTGCCGTTCTGGCTGTCGGCCGTCGTCGTCGTGGTCGCCTACTTCATCCGTCGGCAGTTGCACGAGACCCCCCAGTTCACCGAGGCCAAGAAGGCCGGCACCATCGCCCGGATGCCGCTGATCCCGTTGCTGCGCAACCACTGGCGCGACGTCGTGCGGGTTATCCTCTGCGCCTTCATCGCCGCGGTGTCAACGGTTTTCGGCAACCTGGCACTCGCCTACGGCAAAGCCGTCGGCCTGGAAGCCGACCTCACCCTGTGGCTCGTCGTGGTCGCCAACGTCGGTGCGCTGATCACCCAGCCGTTCTTCGGCAGGCTCGCCGACCGCATCGGCCGCAAGCCGGTGTTCATCTACGGCGCACTGTCCTCGGCGGTCCTGATGCCCTTCTACATGCTCTCGATGAGCCAGGGCAACCATCTGCTGACCTTCGCCCTGTCTGTCGCGACCTTCTCGTGCGGCTACGCCGCCGCCAACGCGGTCTGGCCCTCGTTCTACGGTGAGATGTTCTCCACCCAGGTACGGTTCTCCGGTCTGGCCATCGGTACCCAATTGGGTTTCCTGGTAGCAGGTTTCGCGCCGTCGATCGTCACCGCGCTCGGCGGGGTCCGCGAAGGTGGCTGGGTGGTCATCAGCATCTTCACCGCGGTGGTCTGCCTGATCGCCGCAGGTTCGGCCCTCACCGCCCGCGAAACCCGGGACGTACCCACCGAATTGCTGGGGCAACGAGTCCCGCAGGGCGAGCTCGTCAGGCACTGA
- a CDS encoding isochorismate synthase MenF, with protein sequence MTPTFVLSGPSGTVVADGSDTGFSEVAAAQHALHTGAAPVVLGALPFDLDGPAALQVPGTVRRTDALPEWPDTAPPVIHTRDTLPPGPVHRERVAEAVRRLRAAESPLQKVVLARAMRLVADTPWDARSVLRRLAAADPAATVYLADLSPAGAEYQGRLLVGASPELLVARDGDTVVCQPFAGSAPRSADPDVDARNAAALAASGKNRHEHALVVDVMRSALEPLCADLEIADEPQLHGTDALWHLSTPIRGRLRSAETTALDLALALHPTPAVGGVPTELAAALITELEGDRGFYAGAVGWCDARGDGRWVVSIRCAVLDADRRSALAHAGGGIVAESDPDDEVDETTTKFRTILTGLGAST encoded by the coding sequence GTGACCCCGACCTTCGTCCTTTCCGGACCGTCGGGCACCGTGGTGGCCGACGGCAGCGACACCGGCTTCTCGGAGGTGGCCGCCGCCCAGCACGCGCTACACACCGGTGCCGCGCCGGTGGTGTTGGGCGCCTTGCCTTTTGACCTCGACGGTCCCGCGGCCCTGCAGGTGCCCGGCACCGTCCGCCGGACTGACGCATTGCCGGAATGGCCCGACACCGCCCCACCGGTGATCCACACCCGCGACACGTTGCCGCCGGGCCCCGTGCACCGGGAACGAGTGGCCGAGGCGGTGCGCCGGCTGCGCGCCGCGGAGTCACCGCTGCAGAAGGTGGTGCTGGCGCGCGCGATGCGGCTGGTCGCCGACACCCCGTGGGATGCCCGCTCGGTGCTGCGCAGGTTGGCCGCCGCCGATCCCGCGGCGACGGTCTACCTTGCCGATCTGTCACCGGCCGGCGCCGAGTATCAGGGGCGGCTCCTCGTCGGCGCCAGCCCGGAACTGCTGGTTGCCCGCGACGGTGACACGGTGGTCTGCCAACCGTTCGCAGGTTCGGCACCGCGCTCGGCCGACCCCGACGTCGACGCGCGCAATGCCGCGGCGCTGGCGGCGTCCGGTAAGAACCGGCACGAGCATGCGCTCGTCGTCGACGTGATGCGCTCGGCACTGGAACCGCTGTGTGCCGACCTGGAGATCGCCGACGAGCCGCAACTGCACGGCACCGACGCACTGTGGCATCTGAGCACCCCGATCCGCGGCCGGTTGCGGTCGGCGGAGACCACCGCGCTGGATCTGGCGCTCGCGCTGCACCCGACACCGGCGGTGGGCGGGGTGCCCACCGAGCTGGCCGCCGCACTGATCACGGAGCTGGAGGGCGACCGCGGCTTCTACGCCGGCGCCGTCGGCTGGTGCGATGCGCGCGGCGACGGCCGCTGGGTGGTGTCGATCCGATGCGCGGTGCTGGATGCCGACCGCCGCAGCGCGCTCGCGCACGCGGGCGGTGGCATCGTCGCCGAGTCCGATCCCGATGACGAGGTCGACGAGACCACCACGAAATTCCGGACGATCCTGACAGGGCTGGGGGCAAGCACATGA
- the aroQ gene encoding type II 3-dehydroquinate dehydratase, translated as MNPRPNRQRLLLVNGPNLNLLGTRQPEVYGATTLAQIESDVTAHAAESGFEVRAIQSNHEGALIDAIHAARGDCAGIIINPGAYSHTSVAIADALRSVDLPVVEVHLSNVHAREEYRRHSFVSEVADVVIAGAGPAGYEYAVRHFAAKLS; from the coding sequence GTGAACCCACGTCCGAACCGGCAGCGCCTGCTCCTCGTCAACGGGCCGAACCTCAACCTGCTCGGCACCCGCCAGCCCGAGGTCTATGGCGCCACCACGCTGGCCCAGATCGAGTCCGACGTCACCGCACACGCCGCGGAATCCGGCTTCGAGGTGCGTGCCATCCAGAGCAACCACGAGGGCGCTCTCATCGACGCGATCCACGCCGCGCGCGGCGACTGCGCCGGCATCATCATCAACCCGGGCGCCTACAGCCACACCTCGGTGGCCATCGCCGATGCCCTGCGATCGGTCGATTTGCCGGTGGTGGAAGTGCATTTGAGCAATGTGCATGCCCGCGAGGAGTACCGTCGCCACTCCTTCGTCTCGGAGGTGGCCGACGTCGTGATCGCCGGTGCCGGGCCCGCCGGCTACGAGTATGCGGTGCGCCACTTCGCCGCAAAACTGTCGTGA
- a CDS encoding GNAT family N-acetyltransferase, with the protein MTEVIRRARPGDEAEIVAMIRELAEFEHAADECVVNEKSLHTALFNDQPTAHAHIVEIDGRVAATAVWFLNFSTWDGVSGIYLEDLYVRPDFRRRGLARKLLSTLAAECKTRGYTRLSWAVLNWNVNAIALYDAVGGKPQTEWTTYRVSGPELTALAQG; encoded by the coding sequence ATGACTGAAGTGATCCGTCGCGCGCGACCGGGTGACGAGGCCGAGATCGTCGCGATGATCCGCGAGCTGGCCGAGTTCGAACACGCCGCCGATGAGTGCGTGGTGAACGAAAAGTCGCTGCACACCGCTCTTTTCAATGATCAGCCGACCGCGCACGCCCATATCGTCGAGATCGACGGCCGGGTGGCCGCGACCGCGGTGTGGTTTCTGAACTTCTCCACCTGGGACGGGGTGTCCGGGATCTACCTGGAGGATCTCTATGTGCGCCCGGACTTCCGCCGCCGCGGTCTGGCCCGGAAGTTGTTGTCCACCTTGGCCGCCGAGTGCAAGACCCGTGGCTACACGCGGCTGAGCTGGGCGGTTCTCAATTGGAATGTCAATGCCATCGCACTGTATGACGCCGTCGGCGGTAAGCCGCAGACCGAATGGACCACCTACCGGGTGTCGGGGCCCGAACTCACCGCGCTGGCCCAAGGCTGA
- a CDS encoding lyase family protein: MSDLFWPGDHRAGAVMSDAALLTALAAVENAWLTVLVDAGIAPAAAAAGLTALVSEADLADLAVAAEKDGNPVTALVALLRTRAGGDTATWLHRGLTSQDVLDTALMLCTRDAQATVHAHLAAQLRTLLSLIETHRDAPVLTRTLTQAALPGTFGGRFAGWLNAILDTAEPLSALAFPVQCGGAAGTMAAATELSGSPEAALRLADALADALDLRTALPWHTTRGTLTRIGDALVTCTDAWGHIANDIAAGVRVGELAEGSGGGSSTMPHKNNPVLTVLLRRTAMSAPQLGATLHTASAASVDERSDGGWHAEWAALRTLARRTVVAASQAVDLLSGLRVDTATAAANLAAAPGIDAEQHSMQALTGRTGSADYLGATAHLVDTAVDRARLYLKENRDHT, from the coding sequence ATGAGCGACCTGTTCTGGCCCGGTGATCACCGCGCGGGCGCGGTGATGTCGGATGCCGCGCTGCTCACCGCGCTTGCCGCGGTCGAGAATGCCTGGCTGACAGTCCTCGTCGACGCCGGTATCGCGCCGGCGGCGGCCGCCGCGGGGCTGACCGCGCTGGTATCGGAGGCGGATCTGGCAGACCTCGCCGTCGCCGCGGAGAAAGACGGCAACCCCGTCACCGCGCTGGTGGCGCTGCTGCGCACGCGGGCCGGCGGCGACACCGCCACCTGGTTGCACCGCGGGCTGACCAGTCAGGACGTGCTGGACACCGCCCTGATGCTGTGCACCCGCGACGCACAGGCGACCGTGCACGCCCACCTGGCCGCACAGCTGCGCACTCTGCTGTCCTTGATCGAAACCCACCGTGATGCACCGGTTCTCACCCGAACGCTGACCCAGGCTGCGCTACCGGGCACCTTCGGCGGCAGGTTCGCGGGGTGGCTCAACGCCATCCTGGACACCGCCGAACCCTTGTCAGCCCTTGCTTTTCCGGTGCAGTGCGGCGGCGCGGCAGGCACCATGGCGGCGGCGACCGAACTGTCCGGGTCGCCGGAGGCCGCACTGCGACTTGCCGACGCGCTGGCCGACGCGCTCGATCTGAGGACCGCGCTTCCGTGGCACACCACCCGCGGCACGCTGACCCGCATCGGTGACGCGCTGGTCACCTGCACCGACGCCTGGGGTCACATCGCCAACGACATCGCCGCGGGTGTCCGGGTCGGGGAACTCGCCGAGGGCTCCGGCGGCGGATCGTCGACCATGCCACACAAGAACAATCCGGTGCTCACGGTGCTGCTGCGCCGGACCGCGATGTCGGCGCCGCAGTTGGGCGCCACCCTGCACACCGCGTCCGCGGCCAGCGTCGACGAACGCTCCGACGGCGGCTGGCACGCCGAATGGGCCGCGCTGCGGACCCTGGCGCGGCGCACCGTGGTGGCCGCATCGCAGGCCGTCGATCTACTGAGTGGTCTGCGCGTCGATACCGCCACCGCGGCCGCGAACCTCGCCGCCGCCCCGGGCATCGACGCCGAGCAGCACTCCATGCAGGCGCTGACCGGACGCACCGGGTCGGCCGATTACCTCGGCGCCACCGCCCATCTCGTCGATACCGCGGTGGACCGCGCCCGGCTCTACCTCAAGGAGAACCGTGACCACACATGA
- a CDS encoding shikimate dehydrogenase: protein MNHPQPYLVGLIGNGIGPSLTPALHMAEGRAQGLDYLYRTLDLGALGLAPEQIGEILRWARTLGYNGLNITHPCKQLVLPHLDDIDEAAATLGAVNTVVFEGGRAVGYNTDTTGFAHGFTEALPGAALDSVVLIGAGGAGTAVADALLRLGVGHLSVVDLDVDRATALAHELGGRHPLTRVDASSFDKLSVLLPGADGVVHATPTGMAEHPGIAFDAALLHPKLWVADIVYRPLETALLQAARAAGCRTLDGGHMAVYQAVDAFALITGIAPDAARMSTHFRNLVA, encoded by the coding sequence ATGAACCACCCGCAGCCGTACTTGGTAGGGCTCATCGGCAACGGCATCGGGCCGTCGCTGACACCCGCGCTGCACATGGCCGAGGGTCGCGCCCAGGGCCTCGACTACCTCTACCGGACCCTCGACCTGGGCGCGCTGGGGCTGGCACCCGAACAGATCGGCGAGATCCTGCGTTGGGCCCGCACCCTGGGCTACAACGGCCTCAACATCACCCACCCGTGCAAGCAGCTGGTGCTCCCCCACCTCGATGACATCGACGAGGCGGCCGCCACCCTCGGCGCGGTCAACACCGTCGTCTTCGAAGGCGGCCGGGCCGTCGGCTACAACACCGACACCACCGGGTTCGCCCACGGCTTCACCGAGGCCCTGCCCGGCGCGGCGCTGGACTCCGTGGTGCTGATCGGCGCCGGCGGCGCCGGGACCGCGGTCGCCGACGCACTGTTACGCCTGGGCGTCGGACACCTGAGCGTCGTCGACCTGGATGTGGACCGCGCCACCGCACTGGCGCACGAACTCGGCGGCCGGCACCCGCTCACCCGCGTGGACGCCTCGTCTTTCGACAAGCTCTCGGTGCTGCTGCCGGGCGCCGACGGCGTCGTGCACGCCACCCCCACCGGGATGGCCGAACACCCCGGTATCGCCTTCGACGCCGCGCTGCTGCACCCGAAGCTGTGGGTGGCCGACATCGTCTACCGGCCACTGGAGACCGCGCTGCTGCAGGCGGCCCGCGCCGCCGGGTGCCGCACGCTCGACGGCGGTCACATGGCCGTCTACCAGGCCGTCGACGCCTTCGCGCTGATCACCGGTATCGCCCCCGATGCCGCACGCATGTCCACCCATTTCCGCAATCTGGTCGCCTGA
- a CDS encoding bifunctional sugar phosphate isomerase/epimerase/4-hydroxyphenylpyruvate dioxygenase family protein has product MKTSIATVSLSGSLVEKLHACAAAGFDGVEIFEPDLIANDHSPEEIRHLVHRLGLSLDLYQPLRDLEGVDEDTFTENLRRADATFATAERLGIDTVLVCSNVATATVDSDEVSADQLRRIGDIAQTRGIRIAFEALAWGRFVDDYRRAWRIVQLADHPNVGVCLDSFHVLSRGHDPSAIEQIPGDKIFYLQLADAPALSMDVLSWSRHHRLFPGEGSFDLASFVRHTLAAGYDGPWSLEVFNDTFRQTDPGHTAVHALRSLRWLGDQVLHTLTDAKPPTGFDFVEIKAEDTSEVEVVLGQLGFTPRGKHRTKPVSLWSAGAARVVLNEQQARDRVPHVAAVGLQVPDAEATSRRAAELMAPLAYRRTYAAEQPLGAAVAPDGTEFFWSVLPRWVDEFEGGLADDGRSMAIDHVNLTQPWQTADDAVLFLTSVFGLSAGAPAEVPGPTGLIRSQVMHNADLSVRLPLNVAPHILDGAGLPQHVAFACDDVIALARAAADNGLPFLPVPDNYYDYLSGRFGLAEDRVAELKALNLLYDRSPQGEFIHFYTRTVGTVFFEFVQRIGGYDGYGTDNAPVRLAAQR; this is encoded by the coding sequence ATGAAGACCTCGATCGCCACCGTGTCACTGTCGGGCTCGCTGGTCGAGAAGCTGCACGCCTGCGCTGCGGCCGGATTCGACGGCGTCGAGATCTTCGAACCCGACCTGATCGCCAACGACCATTCCCCGGAGGAGATCCGGCACCTGGTCCACCGGCTCGGGCTGAGCCTGGATCTCTACCAACCCCTGCGCGACCTCGAAGGCGTCGACGAGGACACCTTCACCGAGAACCTGCGCCGCGCCGATGCCACCTTCGCCACCGCCGAACGCCTCGGCATCGACACCGTGCTGGTGTGCAGCAATGTCGCCACGGCAACCGTCGACTCCGATGAGGTCTCCGCCGACCAGTTGCGCCGCATCGGTGACATCGCGCAGACCCGCGGCATCCGCATCGCGTTCGAGGCGCTGGCCTGGGGCCGCTTCGTCGACGACTATCGCCGCGCCTGGCGCATCGTGCAACTCGCCGATCACCCGAATGTCGGTGTCTGCCTTGACAGTTTCCACGTGCTCTCCCGCGGACACGATCCGTCGGCCATCGAGCAGATCCCCGGTGACAAGATCTTCTACCTGCAGCTGGCCGACGCCCCCGCACTGTCCATGGACGTGCTGTCCTGGAGCAGGCACCACCGGTTGTTCCCTGGCGAGGGCAGCTTCGATCTGGCCTCCTTCGTGCGGCACACCCTGGCCGCCGGATACGACGGGCCGTGGTCACTGGAGGTCTTCAACGACACCTTCCGCCAGACCGATCCGGGCCACACCGCCGTGCACGCGCTGCGCTCGTTGCGCTGGCTGGGCGATCAGGTGCTGCACACGCTCACCGACGCCAAGCCGCCGACCGGCTTCGATTTCGTGGAGATCAAGGCCGAGGACACCAGCGAGGTCGAGGTGGTGCTGGGCCAGCTGGGCTTCACACCGCGCGGCAAGCACCGCACCAAGCCGGTATCGCTGTGGTCCGCCGGTGCTGCCCGGGTGGTGCTCAACGAGCAGCAGGCCCGCGACCGGGTACCGCACGTCGCGGCGGTCGGTCTGCAGGTACCCGACGCCGAGGCCACCTCGCGGCGCGCCGCCGAACTGATGGCGCCGCTGGCCTACCGCCGGACCTACGCCGCCGAGCAGCCGTTGGGTGCCGCCGTGGCCCCCGACGGCACCGAGTTTTTCTGGTCAGTGCTGCCTCGGTGGGTCGACGAGTTCGAGGGCGGACTCGCCGATGACGGCCGGTCCATGGCGATCGATCACGTCAACCTGACCCAGCCCTGGCAGACCGCCGACGACGCGGTGCTGTTCCTGACCAGCGTGTTCGGCCTGTCCGCCGGGGCGCCCGCCGAGGTGCCCGGGCCCACCGGCCTGATCCGCAGCCAGGTCATGCACAACGCGGACCTGTCGGTGCGGCTGCCGCTCAATGTCGCCCCGCACATCCTCGACGGCGCAGGCCTGCCCCAGCACGTCGCCTTCGCCTGCGATGACGTCATCGCATTGGCCCGCGCCGCGGCGGACAACGGCCTGCCGTTCCTGCCGGTGCCCGACAACTATTACGACTACCTGTCCGGGCGGTTCGGGCTGGCGGAAGATCGGGTCGCCGAATTGAAAGCGCTGAACCTGCTCTACGACCGCAGCCCCCAGGGTGAGTTCATCCACTTCTACACCCGCACGGTCGGCACGGTGTTCTTCGAGTTCGTGCAGCGTATCGGCGGGTATGACGGCTACGGCACCGACAACGCACCGGTGCGCCTCGCCGCCCAGCGGTAG
- a CDS encoding acid phosphatase, producing the protein MSVHQHRLILLRHGETEWSRSGKHTGRTDIELLDIGREQAALAAEVIGDLQLRHPLVVSSPRQRAQLTAALAGLTVDEVSPLLAEWDYGDYEGLTTPEIRETVPGWTVWTHGSPGGETAIQVSDRADAAIALALEHMESRDVVFVGHGHFSRSVLSRWVELPISEGVRFSMAAASIAVCGFEKGIRQISALGLTGHTNPCLPPA; encoded by the coding sequence GTGAGCGTCCACCAGCACCGGTTGATCTTGCTGCGCCATGGCGAAACCGAGTGGTCACGCAGCGGTAAACACACCGGACGCACCGATATCGAACTCCTCGACATCGGCCGCGAACAGGCCGCGCTGGCCGCCGAGGTCATCGGCGACCTCCAACTGCGCCACCCTCTGGTGGTCAGCAGCCCGCGACAGCGCGCCCAGTTGACCGCCGCACTCGCGGGGCTGACGGTCGACGAGGTCTCACCGCTGCTGGCCGAATGGGATTACGGCGACTACGAGGGCCTGACCACCCCCGAGATCCGCGAGACGGTTCCGGGCTGGACGGTGTGGACACACGGATCCCCCGGCGGCGAGACGGCCATCCAGGTGTCCGACCGCGCCGACGCCGCCATCGCCCTGGCCTTGGAACACATGGAATCCCGGGACGTGGTGTTCGTCGGCCACGGCCATTTCTCCCGCTCGGTGCTGAGCCGGTGGGTTGAACTGCCCATTTCCGAGGGAGTGCGGTTCTCGATGGCCGCCGCCTCGATCGCGGTGTGTGGGTTCGAGAAGGGCATCCGCCAGATCAGCGCGCTCGGGCTGACCGGGCACACCAATCCCTGCCTGCCCCCGGCGTGA
- the pcaG gene encoding protocatechuate 3,4-dioxygenase subunit alpha, with the protein MTMLTATPGQTIGPFYGYALPFDRGGELVPAGAPGAIRFHGVVTDGAGRPVPDVLLEIWQADAEGRVPHTAGSLHRDGWTFTGWGRASTDDEGQFSFSTVEPAAGAPGRAPFIAITVFGRGLLNRLFTRAYVPGPDCADDPLLSGLPADRRDTLIATRDEQGLRFDIRLQGDGETVFLRYPGQ; encoded by the coding sequence ATGACCATGCTGACCGCCACTCCCGGGCAGACGATCGGCCCGTTCTACGGCTACGCCCTGCCGTTCGACCGCGGCGGCGAGCTGGTCCCCGCCGGCGCTCCCGGCGCCATCCGCTTCCACGGGGTCGTCACCGACGGCGCCGGCCGGCCGGTACCCGATGTGCTGCTGGAGATCTGGCAGGCCGACGCGGAGGGCCGGGTGCCCCACACCGCGGGATCGCTACATCGCGACGGCTGGACCTTCACGGGCTGGGGCCGGGCATCCACCGACGACGAGGGGCAGTTCAGTTTCAGCACCGTCGAGCCGGCGGCCGGTGCGCCGGGCCGGGCGCCGTTCATCGCGATCACGGTCTTCGGGCGCGGGCTGCTCAACCGACTGTTCACCCGGGCCTACGTGCCGGGCCCGGACTGCGCCGACGATCCGCTGCTGTCCGGTCTGCCCGCCGACCGGCGCGACACCCTGATCGCCACCCGCGACGAGCAGGGCCTGCGCTTCGACATCCGGCTGCAGGGTGACGGCGAGACGGTTTTCCTGCGGTACCCGGGCCAATGA